The Arachis duranensis cultivar V14167 chromosome 9, aradu.V14167.gnm2.J7QH, whole genome shotgun sequence genomic sequence GAATGATGTAAGTCTTTACACACAAAAAGacttcctctttattctaaaactGATGACTGACTTGAAACTCAGCTATACCTATGGTGTCCTATGAATTTCTGGCCCCAAAATTGGATTCTACATCCAAAAATTCCTGTTGTCTCATGGCATTTAAGTCTAGAGTTGAAAAGTACGGCGGTATTATTGAGTTTCTGAGCTCGATACTCCACTAGCCCTAACATGAATACTCCTCCCTATGCTCGACATCATTGTCATTCCCTAGCAAGTCTTCCACCGCATTTAGTTCTCCAACTTCTTCAAAAATCGAGATCATAGTAGGAGTATTTATATTAGCACCTATTTTATAATATCATCGCAGTGTAGATCAGCTGCAAAAGACGGTGATACCGCTAAATTTCTGGCAAATGTCATTACAGGCATAGATAAAAACGTAACAATAGGAGTTAAACTGAAAGCTACTGTATTGGTACTGATTGATGATTTCAATTCGATCTTCTTAAATTAGAAACTACATCCACAAACTTGGCTAATAATTTAGGAATTTTCATCTCAAAAAACTGGCGATCAATgacaatgaaataaaatttgtaaattatTGTCACTGTCTATTCATGTGATTTGCTCTATAATTTACTTTtggattattattataaattttagtgatattaaatattttaaagtatttattttggTACGTgagaaaattaatatatattagaagAATGAATACGTGACTtaacaataaaataacatataatgatataatttacataaataattttattttaaaaaatttaaactatatAATATCATAAATTAAAATGTCATTCtagttaattattgaaaaacCAAATACCATTGtgattaatttgaaaaaataatcaattttaaaattaattagataACATTGTAATATATGATAttatataacttattttttctaaaattaaataaaaattaattattcatgtGAATTATATCATACTAGATTACTTAATTATTAAACAACgtgtttattataattatactgAATACTGATATGCACTAATTTTCCCGCCACGTACTGAAGCAATAATGGGCGTAATGGCCCGTTGATTATAAaaagaagtaagtaattttttttaaccaattaTACCTACCCTTGTTATCGGCATccaagaaattttattttcaacacAGAAATAATATCgttgattgaatttttttatatctttgaAGTTTGAACTTTGTTAGGCATGTGATGGAGAGAGAAAATGGTGAAGTAAGTAAGTAACAAATATACCAAAGGCATGCCTATTGACCAAAGAGTTGACCAACGAGCATAGACATTAGACAAGATGCTCAGTTGCACTGTTACACATATGACATAGACACATTCCTTATTCttcttatgtttatttattgCTGCATTTATTGTTATCATAAATTTCGTACCTCTTGTTTATTGATTTCTTGGACGGCTTTTTTGCAACTGAattcttctaaattttttttaatatatttaatcttTATTGTTGATCTTTGGTTTCACCATGCAATCACCTCACCTCAGCCATAAATTGGCTTTTTTATAAGCCGATATTGTAGAATATGATTTTACTTCTAGTATTTCTACTTTTATGACTATTAACAAAGATAaagagctttttttttttttgcttttgactTGAATGAATGTGCAAAATTTGATTGCATGAAATGAAACCCNNNNNNNNNNNNNNNNNNNNNNNNNGAGTGAGTGACGTaaacattaataatattattgttatgtcatttttttagagaaatataatcaaaattttcttctcacacttttttaacttttttttgttaaaaaatttcaaatcttttcaatcaattaTCAGCactccaaaataaaaaaattatattggtAATTATTAGTGGGTTGATTTCACTTATGTACGGAATTAATTAAAGTTATTGGCTCTCAAATATATGCTAAtagtttattttaaatttaacaataaactaatattaaatttgtttaaaattttttcgggttaaaaaatatgatgtttgatattttttatgacTAAAATAGAACGTTTAAAATAGTAAAGACTGAATTAAGACTTGTCCTAAAcgttgaaaattaaaataatatttttttattattattgttgttataaaaatttgtatagaCTTATATCGAAAAATAATTTGTATGTAGAGAataatacattattattattattattctaattgttgttgttgttataaaGATTTATATTAAAGTtcttaactaaaaaattataaaaatacaaatttaagttttcaacatatttattatttatttgataaaataaaatttttaatatttatcttcAAGATATATGtcaattaaattcttattattattgttatgaaAACTTGTATATTAAGATTACataaagtagaaatattttataaaagttcacttaaaaaattttattgattaaactatttctatttttataagAAGACTTGTTAACCAAGTTactattgtaattatttttaattgatctatTAAGTTTCAAAagctttaaaattttagaatatcaTACTACTTTTAATATGTGAGAATAATatctttatctattttttgttttattatgcATACACATATAAAAGAATTGAAAacttcaaataataattaagtaaGATTATTGTAGTGAGATATTTTATAGTAtagtaataaactaataataataagggcaatttacttaaataaataaagtgggAGAGTTATTTACGTAAATGTGCAAATCTGTTTGTTGTTACGTTTATGTGCAAAATCGGATTTATATGTAAACCGTGGCAACCCACCACAGTTTCTAAACattcataaaccgtgggaggTCACCACGGATTTAGAACAAATGGTTTTACATGTAAACCGTGGTAGGTCACCACGGTTTACGAAGGCAAATCGGCGTGCATAAACCGTGGGGagtcaccacggtttatgagGAAACAATGTTGAACGTAAAACTCGGTAACCCACCGCGGTTTACGTGTATCTACATATATAAGTAATCCGCTGAAGGCAGGGACGGATTCATTAGCAACATAAGGAAGAAAGTGGGTTGATTGTTGTAGAGAGAATTTGGGAAAAGGTTTGGAGGCAGCGAAGGAGAAGTGGGTGGTGGGGCCAATGGAGGATGAGGATCGATTGTACCGACTAAATGGCATCGCTCACGTGGCAGGATATATCGACGAAGAGGTTAGTtactgttattgttattattattgtaattaaatttaattctaatataGCAATTGATATGTTAGTAGGAATATTGctagtaaatatttttattttattacgtttatttgttttgtgattctgattaatattatttacataaatattaatGTTATTATCGGTATTATTAGTAATGCATATTTTATTATGCTTATTTATCTTCTTAGTGTGGTTAATAGTATTTTTGCacaatattttattatcattattaatattttattcaaagatttttttcctgtatttatattgttaatttgttGTAGTGAGTGCACAGTTTTCTTAGTTTCAGTATTTAATACACGATAACAGAATCCATGAATTTAATGTGCACAGTTTTCTTAGCTTCAGTATTATGTATGTTGTTGTTTGTAATGGTTGTATGTTAAGGGATTTTATTACCGACGTTTTGCAGCCTAGTAGGGTTATTACAGCCATTAGGCGGCAGCAGAATATGCCCTTACATGACCGGATTATACCGTATCTGGAGACTGCGGGCTTCTATCATCTTGCTAGGCTAAACAGTCAGTGGTTCTGGGTTGATGAGTCTCTGCTTAGCGCATTTATTGAGCGGTGGCGTCCAGAGACCCACACGTTCCATATGCCGTTTGGTGAGTGCACCATTACTTTACAGGATGTTGCGTATCAGCTTGGTTTGCCGATTGATGGTGCACCCGTTAGTGGGTGCTTGACTGAGTTTGAGAATCTGATGGAACACGGTAGACCAGCATGGGTGTGGTTCCGGGAGTTGTTCAGGGAGTTACCTCCACAGAGTAAAGTGAAGCAGATGACAGTGTGCTACACCTGGTTCCACGAGAGGTTCCGAGTTCTCCCTGCAGATGCTACTGATGAGACCGTGCGTGTATACGCATGCGCTTATATCCTGATGCTGTTGTCGTCTCAGCTGTTTGCGGACAAGAATGCAAACAGGGTACACCTTCGCTGGTTGCCTTATTTGGCATCATTGGATGACTTGGGCAGATATAGCTGGGGCTCCGCTGCACTAGCCTGGTTGTATAGGTGTCTTTGTCGTGGTACAAACAGAAACGTCGTTAACTTGGCTGGGCCGCTACACCTACTACAgtcttggattttctggaggttTCCCACTCTGAGGCCCACTGGTTTTGACCGGTTCGGTTTTCCGCTTGCTTCTAGGTATGGTTTAAAAATATGCGTTCATAAATTGTAAAAATTGCTAGTGTTATGGTTTGTTTTGACATCATTTCAATTTAAATTGTAGGTGGGCCGAGTTTGTTCCGAGGAACGATGCAGGGGCACAGAGATTAGTTTCCGCACGCCTTGCACTTGATCGTTTGCGTGTCCATGATGTGAGTGATTTATTTATTACTGATGGTCGTACTAGTTTTTCTTACATGCCACTGCCTCATGAACGTCTTACTGTTTCTATGCAGTTTGTGTGGGAGCCTTATTCTTCTGCTGATGTTGCTGCTGTTATTCATCTGGAGATACTAGCTGATGAGCACCGACGGCTATGGACGGCCGTCACTAGCCTGATATATTTTGCTGCGATCGAGTGACATCAGGTGGATAGGGTTCTACCCCAGTTCGGCGGTGTTCAGCATCTCCCAGATGTAGCTCTGAACATAGATTGGCTACATGCGAAGGATGGTAGGGGTGGGGACCGGTGGTTTCCTACATATTATCAGGAGTGACACCAGCTTTGGGAGAACCGGCATCAGTCAGTCATATGGGTCGATCGAGTCCTCGACCCTGGTCCATCAGCAGATTACCTAGAGTGGTGGTGCCGTGTGGCGCACAGGTTCCTATCCCCAGATGTAGCATTTCAGGATCCGAGGCCGATTGTGTTGACTGAGGAGGCGCGTCACAGAGGGTCGTCCCAGGCACCTCCTAGAGTGCATGTTTATGACAGACCAGATAACAGACGAGTCGATCGGCGTCGCCGTATTGGGACCCGGACCACCGATCGCGAGTGGAGGGAGTTTGCCGACCGATTGGAGCAGGACGTTCTTGGAGCTGAGGCTGGGGATCCAGTGGACTACCGTGTTTCTCGACGTAGAGGCAGACGGCCGCCTGCGCGGCCTGACCGTCGAGGTGGGCCTGATGGAGGACCATCCGAGCAGGGGGGCGGCACTGGTCACGTGGCCGCTGAGGATGTAGTTGGATCAGCATCAACTATGGATCAGCCGACGTTCGACGTGGGTTCTAGCTCACAGCTGTTTGGGAACGTGAGCCCATATGGTTTTGCCGAGTTTACGACCGCGGCTGTTGGGGTGGACATTGCTGATCCTGTTACTGAGTCCGAGTTTTACAGAGACATAGCTGACATGCTTAGGGATGATGATCAGACCCATTATAGGCCACAGATGCCTGAGGAGCATGCCCAGTTTAGTGCTCAGCAGCCAGGCAGTGACGATGTTCAGGCTCAGTTGGCAGTTGACCTGAACGAGCCAGCAGTTTTGCCGTCCGACCCATGGTTTGCTTTAGGAGGGACACCTGCCTCCGCTTTCAGCGCGGCTCCCGCACACCCCACAGCACCAGCGGCAGATCACAGACCTAGGCGGGTTAGACGTCCTCCTTTGTGTGGCACCGGAGGGCACTTGCTTGGCCAGTTCGATGATGATGACAGTGACACCATTGAGGATTCTGATTAGTTATGTTATATGTTCCTGTCCAGtactttctttgtttatttatgTATTGATCATGGTAGTTACGTTATGTATTGAGCATGCTAATTAGTTTATGTATTGTGCATGCTTGTTAGTGTTTATGGATTTCAGACTTAttgttaaatattatttatcttttgacCATGTAGTGTAACCTGCTTCAGAATATTTGATGTGTTCCTCTATGGTTTATATTATAATGCACATTATGAAAGATATCTAAAGTGGTTTAATGAAACTGATAAAATAAAAGGAGTTTATTATACTGAGATTTCGTTGTTGATGAAACACGTTGACAGTGACATACTTAACCAACGACGCATTACTAACATTATTTAGACCACGAAACAAATGAGACAGCATAAAAGAGGGTTACACAACATGAGATCTACGCATCCCCTCCACCACTTTGTGATCGCTGGTGACAGTTCCTTCGCGTATGCCCAGGCTGACGGCATAGCCCACAACGCTTCGGCTGATTCTCTTGAGACTGATCCATGCTTCCACGGATCCTGCTTGCCTTTGGACGACCTTCCTTTGCACGCCGCAGATTAGGGTCAGGAATAATGGTTGGGCCACCATATGGAGGCCACAGGCCTTCAGGAATAGGTGGGAGAAACCCCTGCTTGTAAACGTTGAACACCTCAGTCATACGATACACTTCGTGAACATATGACGCCCAGTTTAGCCGGGAGTAGGCGCAACAGGCAACGGCGTGGCAACATGGATAATGCAGCGCCTGGAAGTGGCCACAGTCGCATCGGTGATCTTTAAGGGAAACTCTATAGCTACCCAGCGAGAAGGTCCCCGTTGGTGTTATCTCAGCGACGGTGTACTCGAACTGATGCCTGTCGTATAATGTCACAGTAAAGCACCTTGAGTCTCTAAGGTTCCGCTCAATAGCCTTGACCAATGCCTGACAGAATTCATGGCCGGATCCGAGTTGTGCCTCTGCTGTCTGTCCCCGGACCACAAATAGCTGAGCAAGCCTCCCGTAGGTTGACTTAACCAACGATGTGACCGGGAGGTTGGGAGTACCCTTTAGCACGGAGTTCACACATTCACTGATGTTTGTGGTCATGTGCCCGAACCGTCGACCAGCATCCTCATGTTGGGTCCATTTGTCATACTCCATACGGTTGGCCCAGTCACACATTGCTGGATTCTCAGTCCGCATGATGTCGAACCAGTAGTAAAACTCTACCTCAGTCTTGGCGTAGGCAGCATTGACCAGTAACCGCCTTGAGTCCTTACCTTTGAACGTTAGGGCGAAATTCGCTGCCACATGCCTTATACAGTAGGCCCGGAAAGCACGAGGAGGCAGCCATCCAGTCTCAGGTGCCTCAAGGGCCGCCTTGATCCCATTATGCCTGTTTGAGATAACAAGGATACCCTCCTGAGGAGTCACATGCTCTCGGAGGTTGGACAAGAAAAATGACCACGACTCTGCATTTTCCCCCTCGACAAGGGCGAATGCTATCGGCAGGATGTTCGAGTTTCCGTCCTGAGCTATCGCCAACAGCAGCGTCCCTCCATACTTCCCATACAAGTGGGTACCATCAATACTGACGAGTGGCTTGCAATGCCGGAATGCCTCGATATAGGGTGGAAATGTCCAGAAAAGTCGGTGAAAGTACACCGTCGACTCATCAACCCCACCACCAATCTGAACCGGAGACGTCTTCAGCACCGTGATTGTTCCCGGCATTGTCGCCTGGATCCCTAGCATCCAACGGGGCAACTCCGCGTAAGACTCTTCCCAATCTCCATATATTTGTGCCACTACCTTCTGCTTAGCCATCCAAACCTTCCTGTAACTAGGCCTGAAACCGTAATCAGCTTCTGTCGCTTGTTGAAGTACCTTTACCGTAACCGCAGCATCCGCCCTAACCATAGGAAGAATCCTCGCACATATAACGTTATAATCCAGCTGACGGTGATCACTTGAAATAGAAGTTACGAGGCATGTGTGTGGCCCGTTGTACCTCCTAACCTCCCAAGTTCCCTTTCGTGCACGAAGCGCTACACGAATCAACCAAGTGCAACCATTGCCGAATTCCTTGCATTTTCCATGATACTTCAAATGATCCGATTCGATGACTCTGTACTCAACACCTCGCCGGATGCTATAGTCCTTCACACTGAGCACAGCTTCATCTTTACTCTGGAACGATTGTCGCCGCCTGTGTTTTCGTCGCTGTCACCATCGATATCAACAGGCTCCTGGTCAGACTCATCGTCACGCATTGCATTCTCTACTTGATCAGGTCCACCAAATTCTTCGATATAAGGTACGAGGCCACTACTGGTGCCCACAACGTTGGGAGGCTCAATGACTGCTGCATGCTCCAAAGGGACAGAACCAACAACCTCCGTTTGTTCTAAGTCAGCCGCAAAAGAAGGTGATTGAACTGGCGGAAGATGCGGTCTGACCGCAGGCATCGAACTAGATGCACCACCCGCGGAAGCTACGCAAGGAACTGGAGCGGATGCCCCAGAACTATCGACACCAACCTCCAACTTTGCGAACAACTCATGGATTCTGATCTCCGGAAAACTCCTTACACAGTAGAACAGAACCCTAATATCTTCATCAGCCTTAACCGCAAAGGTTTCATACTGAACACCGGTCGAGACAACCGCCATGGGAATCTTGTAGAATAGTTTCTTCACCCACTTGCAACCCAAGACGCCAAGCTTCTCCAAGATACTGTTCTTCAAGTCCGACAAACTCATCGACGAACTGATAAAAATACTTAGTGGTTCTCTGTCGGTGAACTTCACACCTtggcttttgctttttttttttttttttccagagCAATGCACCAGAGCAAGAAAGCTCTCTTCCTCACTAGCCATTGTGAGAATGATCTCTTCTGGTGCTTGAATCaccaacatatatatagattttcCGTCATAGTAAACCGTGGCAACCCACCACGTTTTTTGCCCATTATCCTACATAAACCGTGGTAACCCACCCGGTTTTATGTGCTTATATCTTTTCctcataaaccgtggtgactCCCTACGGTTTATGCTTGCCAAATttccttcataaaccgtggtgaccTAGCACGGTTTTCTCTTACAAAATTTTGCTCCTAATCCGTGGTGACCTCCCATGGTTTATGCATGTCTAGAAACCGTGGTGGGTTGCCACGGTTTACATATAAATCCGTTTTGCACAAAATCGTAACAACAAACAGATTTGTACATTTACATAAAGAAatctctctttttatttatttaagtaaattgcCCTGATAATAATATACGAAACTATTTATGCTGacattcaaaatttgaaatccgCAAGAAACAAACTATGCTTTATACACCAAGCTTGAAGTGTACCTACCAAATTGCATTTAAGAAATATTATAGTGGCTTTAAAAGAACTTAATTAGTATACactaaaaaatatgatatatgCAAAATTAAAGATTGACCTGTATATTGTTGTTAACGTGGAAATGGAATCCAATCGAGGCTTGAAGGTCCCATTGAGGATCGTCAACTGAAATTGTCAGAAGTTGGGTGAGACTCTGACAATCCATCACTTCCATTCAAAAGAGACTGGGTTGTGCAATTTGCATTCCCACTACCTACTTCATCATGTAACTCAGCGTACcatcaagaaaataaagaacccTAATGCCCAATTGCCAATATTTTATAATCTAATAAATGTTTTATACAAAAGGTTAATGagtttaattctttattaataaGGGTAATTACTCAAATCaatctctaaaaatttaaaattagacactttagtccaaaaaaaaaattaatacatagatTAATTTTAAGGTTTTACTCCAATAGACAAATCAGTCATCAGTTCATTTTTCGACGAAGTAATTATCTAAATCAGTTcccaaagattttaaaaatggacattttagtcccaaaaaaaaattaatgtacaaATTAATTCTCAACGTTTTTCTCTATTAGACACAACAATTTTCcgtccaaaaataataataataataataataataataataataNNNNNNNNNNNNNNNNNNNNNNNNNNNNNNNNNNNNNNNNNNNNNNNNNNNNNNNNNNNNNNNNNNNNNNNNNNNNNNNNNNNNNNNNNNNNNNNNNNNNNNNNNNNNNNNNNNNNNNNNNNNNNNNNNNNNNNNNNNNNNNNNNNNNNNNNNNNNNNNNNNNNNNNNNNNNNNNNNNNNNNNNNNNNNNNNNNNNNNNNNNNNNNNNNNNNNNNNNNNNNNNNNNNNNNNNNNNNNNNNNNNNNNNNNNNNNNNNNNNNNNNNNNNNNNNNNNNNNNNNNNNNNNNNNNNNNNNNNNNNNNNNNNNNNNNNNNNNNNNNNNNNNNNNNNNNNNNNNNNNNNNNNNNNNNNNNNNNNNNNNNNNNNNNNNNNNNNNNNNNNNNNNNNNNNNNNNNNNNNNNNNNNNNNNNNNNNNNNNNNNNNNNNNNNNNNNNNNNNNNNNNNNNNNNNNNNNNNNNNNNNNNNNNNNNNNNNNNNNNNNNNNNNNNNNNNNNNNNNNNNNNNNNNNNNNNNNNNNNNNNNNNNNNNNNNNNNNNNNNNNNNNNNNNNNNNNNNNNNNNNNNNNNNNNNNNNNNNNNNNNNNNNNNNNNNNNNNNNNNNNNNNNNNNNNNNNNNNNNNNNNNNNNNNNTAtctagtaaataaaatatttgtaaaattattttttttaattttttaatttccaaattaaaattaataactttttaataaaattagatagTGATACAAAGAAGGGCAAAACGGTTGCTCTTGAGGGCTCATCTCATATGCCAATTGGGAGGATGAAAAGAGTGTTGCACCATAACTGAATTGGTTAGAGGAAAAGATCAAAAAGGCACGAGAATGTGGGAGACAAGGGCAGAGTACATTGTGAGTACCTCTCTCTGTTAATTCTTCTCCTCTCTGGCTTATCTTTCTTATGAACCCCTTCCCTTATTTGCTATGCTCTTGGCTTGCAGGTGATCTCTCAAGACCATTTGATTGACACCCTTCTTTTCTTCGGTCTTAATTGATATTAGACTAGACtatatacttttcttttcccACCTATAATATGCTTGAGTAGATAATTTTTCATCCCATTTCACCTCTGTTCGTAACAAATTGGTGCTTTCATTGACTCCATGGCGGATAATACTCGAATGCAAACTATGCAAGCGGCCATCAACAAGCTCACTGAACAAGCCGATCTCCACCATGAACAGCTCACCATGATTACCCAGTCCTTGGCAGCGATACAAGCGCAGCTCATATCCCCGACGGTAAACTCGCCTACACAACCCCATTCATCGTCTGGTTTCGCCCCGTTACGACAATTGAAGGTGGATTTTCCTAAATTTAATGGGGGAAACGATGTACTCCATTGGCTTTATCGGGCAGAGAGATTTTTCAAGATTTATGATGTACCGGAAGATCAAATGCTCGACGTCGTCGCAGTCAACCTCGAAGGGCGGGCTTTAGCATGGTTTCAGCTTTGGGAAAAATTGAATCAGGTAAGGAATTGGATGAATTTGTCGATTGCCATTCAAATACAATTTGGCCCTTCTCAATTTGATAACCCTAGAGAGGAGTTACTAAAATTGAAACAAACTTCCTCTGTTGACAAGTATTTTGAATCCTTCAATGATTTAGCTTCAAGAACATATGGCATGGACGACACCCTGTTATTGGATTGTTTTACAGGGGGTTTGCATCCAGAACTAAAATGCGAGGTGAAGGCACGATCGCCGGCATCTCTTCTTCAGGGGGTTTCTTTAGCCAAGTTGTTTGAGGAGCGTTTCTTCCCGTCCTCCTCGCGATGGAAATCATCTTACCCTCCACCCCAACATACTGTACCCAAACCCTCACCTGGGTCCAACCCAATGACCCTGAGTCCCAACCCCACATCCCCACTATTGCCCACTCCAACTAGCTCCACCAAGTTACGTAAACTCAGTCCCACCGAGATTCAGTTTAGACGCGAGAAGGGTCTCTGCTTCACATGTGATGAGCGTTTCTCTCCATCCCACAAATGTGCAACCAAACATTACTTCCTCATCCAAACCACAGAAGCAATACCAGAGGATCCACCAATTGAAGAGGAAAACACTGAGATCAAACAGCCTGATGATTTTGGAGAACACATCCCAGAGGATTCCCATCATCTCTCTTACAATGC encodes the following:
- the LOC107466420 gene encoding uncharacterized protein LOC107466420, with protein sequence MVRADAAVTVKVLQQATEADYGFRPSYRKVWMAKQKVVAQIYGDWEESYAELPRWMLGIQATMPGTITVLKTSPVQIGGGVDESTVYFHRLFWTFPPYIEAFRHCKPLVSIDGTHLYGKYGGTLLLAIAQDGNSNILPIAFALVEGENAESWSFFLSNLREHVTPQEGILVISNRHNGIKAALEAPETGWLPPRAFRAYCIRHVAANFALTFKGKDSRRLLVNAAYAKTEVEFYYWFDIMRTENPAMCDWANRMEYDKWTQHEDAGRRFGHMTTNISECVNSVLKGTPNLPVTSLVKSTYGRLAQLFVVRGQTAEAQLGSGHEFCQALVKAIERNLRDSRCFTVTLYDRHQFEYTVAEITPTGTFSLGSYRVSLKDHRCDCGHFQALHYPCCHAVACCAYSRLNWASYVHEVYRMTEVFNVYKQGFLPPIPEGLWPPYGGPTIIPDPNLRRAKEGRPKASRIRGSMDQSQENQPKRCGLCRQPGHTRRNCHQRSQSGGGDA